Genomic window (Chryseobacterium sp. H1D6B):
TACTTTTAATTTGGTGTGTTTCAGCTCCGTTACTTTGGTATGTGTTGCTCTGTATACTTTTTCTCTTCCTGAGGTATCGGTTTGTGCTGCAACACTTCCGGAAAATAACATCCCAAGAACAGCAATAGATAAAATGACCTTTTTCATTATTATTTTGAATTATTTTTTGTTAAGATATCAAAAATATCGTTGACCAGCGTCTCATAATCACCCTTTTTAAGCTGTTCTTTAGTTTTAGCAAAAGCTTTCTTCAGCTCACTGTCTGGGTTTTCATCATCAATGATCTCCACTGAATCTACTCCTTTTAATTGAAGCAGAGCATTTTTCAGTGCTTCAAGATCAGCTTTTTCTTCAGTAGTTATTTTTAAATATTTCATTGTATTATTCTTTTGTAAAAGTGGTTGATGTACCTGCCTGTGAGATCACAAACATTTTTTTCGCAGGGTCAAAATCAATTACGATTCCTGCCATATCAAATTTAAAACTTGTTTTGGAAACCGGTTCCAGCGGAAAGGCACTCTGTCCGTCAGCCTGTGCCATTACTGTATTGTCTTTAACAAAAATATTAAATTTTATCGGAATCTCCTTATTAGAATATATTCCTGCCAAAGGCTGAAGATCACTTTCAGAAAGAGCCAATGTAAAATCCGGAACTGAGAAATCTTGTCCATAAGCAGCACTTAACGCGGCGATAGAAATATTGTTGTTATCATAATTCGTCTGATTAGTAATCATGGCAAAAGTTTTTTCGCCCTCTGGAAAATAATACAATACAGAATTAAAGCTGTCTATTCCGCCGTTGTGCCCAAAACCCAGCTTTCCATTAAAAGGAACTTCCGTCAGCCCAAAACCATAATGATCTTTAAACTGGCGCATTTTATTAAAACTTTCTTTAGAAATAAGTTTTCCAGACACCAGGGCATCCATAAAAATGACAAGTTCAGAAGGGGTAGAAACCAGATTCCCCGCTCCGATAGAAACCGACATATCAGTTTCCGAACTTTTCACATATTTATTATCATTGTAAGTATAAGAGGAAGCGTTATTTTTTGAAACATCAATTTTTCCGCCGGCTTTAGTATATTTTAGTTGTAAAGGCTTAGTAATATATTCTTCTATCAGCTGTGAATATTTCTTTTTATAAACTTTTTCCAAAATAAAGGCTAATAAAGAATAATTAGAATTGCTGTAACTGAATTTAGAATCCGGTTCAAAATCTGAACCGCCTTTTGCAATAGCTTCTACTAATTTCTGCTCTGAAACCGGCTGTGTATAATAAGTTTGATACAATTCATCGTCTGTGAAATTATGGATTCCGCTTCTGTGGTTCAGCAGGTATTCAATTTTGATCTTATCAGCATTTTTGATTTGCGGGAAGAATTTGCTTAAACTGGTGTTTAATGCCAGTTTTTTATCTTCCGCCGCTTTCATAACTAAAACAGCAGTAAAAGTTTTAGAGATAGAACCGATTCTATAAATGGTATTTGCATCTGCTTTCTTCTTATTTTCAACATCAGAAAAGCCGACAGCATTGGTATAGATGATACTGCCTTTATCAGCGACAGCAAAGCTTCCCATCACTTTATGATTTTCATCCAGAGCTTTGAAATAATGATCTAGTTTCTGTTTATCGAGATTTTGAGCACTACTCAGACTAAAAATTCCTAAGGAAAAACTAAAAAATATTTTTTTCAACATACTCATAAAATTTGATTAATAAGTAGCAGAATAAGAGGATTCGTTACACCGCTACAGGTGCTTTGATCCCTGGATGCGGGTCATAATTTTCCAAGGTGAAATCTTCAAAATTGAAATCAAAAATATTTTTAATTGCAGGATTTAATTTCATGACTGGAAGAGGTTTCGGATCTCTTGAAAGCTGTCTGTTTACCTGTTCAAAATGGTTGTTATAAATATGAACATCACCAAAACTATGAACATAATCCCCAACCTCCAGATCACAAACCTGAGCAACCATCATCAGCAGCAATGCGTAACTCGCAATATTAAACGGTACTCCAAGAAAAATATCCGCACTTCTCTGATACAGCTGCAGCGACAGTTTCCCATCTGCTACATAAAACTGAAACAGTGCGTGGCAGGGTGCTAAAGCCATATTCGGGATTTCTGCAACATTCCATGCAGAGACAATTAATCTTCTTGAATCCGGATTTTTTTTGATTTGATCGATCAGCTCTGTAATCTGATCCACCACTTTATGATCCGCCCCTTTCCAGCTTCTCCACTGAGCTCCGTAAACAGGACCTAAATCTCCGTTTTCATCTGCCCATTCATCCCAAATCTTCACCCCGTTATCATTAAGATATTTTATATTGGTGTCTCCTTTTAAGAACCAAAGCAGTTCATAAATAATAGATTTCAAATGCACTTTTTTGGTAGTAACCAAAGGAAAACCTTTCGACAGATCATATCTTAACTGATATCCGAAAACACTTCTTGTTCCTGTTCCTGTTCTATCAGTTTTATCTGTTCCGTTATCTAAAATATGTTGTAAAAGGTCTAAGTAATTTTGCATTTCAAAGCTGTTTTGATGGTTCAAATTTAGTGAAAATTCATCATCCAGATCGTAAAAAAAGCATCCATTTTCATGAATGCTTTAGTATAGAGAATTAGCTTTTTGATTAGATGTATGTTCTTTTGTCTTGAAATCGAAGATTCGATGTAGACCAAAATTTTAACAGGACAATCAATTTTTTCTCTTTAAGTTTTATACAGCTGTATAGCCCCCGTCTACAAGATAGTAAGCACCTGTCATAAAAGAAGATTTATCTGAACTTAGGAATAATACTAATTCTGCAACTTCCTGAGCGGTACCTAAACGTCCGATCGGATGTTTTCCAATGAGAGCTTCTTTCGCGTCACCGCTCATTTCTTCAAGAAGCGGAGTTTCAATATAACCGGGACCGACTGCATTGCACCGGATATTCTTTTGTCCGTATTCGGCTCCGATATTTTTTGTAAGACCTACAACTGCGTGTTTTGCTGTGGTATAAGCTGATGAAAGCGGTGCGGCTACTGAACCATGGATTGAAGAGATGTTTACAATAACACCGCCTCCGTTTTTTTCCATTTGATTAATCTCATATTTACAGCCGTAAAATACCCCGTCCAAGTTTACACTTAATACTTTTCTCCAGCTGTCGAGACTGTAATCGCCTGTTAAAGCTGCTTCCCCTCCAATTCCAGCATTGTTACATGCAATATCTAATCTGCCGTATATTTCCACCGTTGTCTTTACTAACGCTTCTACCTGTTTAGGATCAGAGGTATCTGCTTTTACGAAAGAAGCATCTCCGCCTGACGATTTGATCTGTTCTACAGCCTGTCTTCCGTGTTCTTCATTAATATCAGATACAATTACTTTTGCTCCTTCCTTCGCATACGTATGAGCAATTGCCAATCCTATTCCTGAACCAGCTCCTGTTACTAGAGCAACTTTGTTTTCTAAAATTCCCATATTGATAAAATTTTATATGATTTAATTAAATAACTACATCTAATTTACGAAGATTATTATGCAGCATATTCAATTTTAACAATAAAATTTTCTTAATTTTACACGGATAATACTAAATTGTTATAATTTAATATTTTAAAAACAGAATATATTCAAATAGTACAAAAACGCAACATTACATTCTACAGATATTTAGTGATCTTTTAATTATAATAAAATAACTAAGAAAATCCTTACCAAACCTGTTTAATCGTCTGAGGATTATTATTGACTTCAAATACATCATCTTTTTCTCTGCCTAACATTGCTTTGGCCAATGGTGACTCTGCTGAAACAGTCATGATCTTGTTATTTTCAACTAAGATTTCACCTACTGAAGCGGCAATATAGAACAGACCTTTATCCGTTTTCACTAATGCTCCGTTTTGTACTTTAGAAGAAGTGTCTGAAGTTATTTTCTGAATAACAGCCTGCTGGTTTAAAGCTTCATTAAGCTGTCTCTGCAGGTTATTAATTTCCTGCTGTACCATTTCACGGCTTGTCTCATATTTGTCGCCCATTGAGCTTTTAGTTTCATTATTTGAAGCTCTGGTTTCTGCAATCAGTTTTTCAAATTTTTGAATTTTATCTAAAAGTTTTGTTTTGATAAGGTTTAATAATATTTGTTTATCCATGTTAGCTTTTGGCTGAAGCCTGTTTTATTTCAAACTAAAAGCGGACTAAAGTCCGCCTCTATTGATAGTTGTACTTATTTTTATCTCCTTGATTATTTTTCAAATACTGCGTAATCTGAAACATTGAAATTGAAATCTTTTCCTGTATTAAAGTCTCTTTTAGTAGTGTCAAATACATTTTTGAATACTCCAGATAAATGTTCATCCTGAATACTGAAATCCACAGGTTCTTTTGACAAATTCAAAATAACAAGAACTTCATCGCTTCCGTTTTTTCTTATATATGCCAATATTTTATCATCTGCTGTTGTATTCAGAAGATAAGTAGTAACATTGGAATCTCCTCCTCTTAATGCGGGATTTGATGATTTTAAATTTAATAAAGTTCTATAAAAATCAGCTTCTTTGCAATGGGGAGTCCATTCAATCGCGTCCTTTTCAAAAAACTCCAGTCTTTTCATATTGGGAAGCTCTTGTCCGGAATATAATAAAGGAACACCATTCCAAGTGGCAGAGAATACTGCCATAGGCTTGGTGGTTACTCCATATTTTTCATATTCTGTTCCGTTCCAGGAATTTTCATCATGATTTGAAGTGAACCATGCTCTCATGGAAGAGTCTCCGATAGCAGAATATTTTTTTAATAAATCTTTAAGGTCTTGTAAAGGCAGGTTTTTCTTGTAATAGTCTTCTGATGTGTGCATCCACTTCCACGAATAGCTTGTATCGAACACTTTTCCATATTCCGGATTTTCAAGTTCATCAAATTCACCTAGCCAGAAAAGAGGTTTTAAGGTTTCTACTTCCGGACGGGCCTGCTGCCAGAAATCTACTTCTACCCAAGAGGCCAGATCACATCTGAAACCGTCAATATTGGTTTCTTTGACCCAGAATTTCATCGCATCGATCATTGCCTTCCTCATGTCCTGATTTTTATAATCCAGCTCAATGATATCATCCATTCCAGAAGCTTTATGAAATTGTCCGTCGGGATCTTTTAAATAAAATTCAGGATGTGTTTTTGTCCATACATGATCCCATCCTGTGTGGTTGGCTACCCAATCGATAATCACTTTGAAACCAAGCCTGTGGGCCTCGTTTACCATATGTTTAAAATCATTTAGTGTTCCAAACTCAGGATTGATTGAAGTATAATCTGACGCTGCATAAGGGCTTCCCAAGCTTCCCTTTTTGTTCTGCTGGGCAATGGGGGTTATCGGCATGAACCAAAGTGTTTTCACTCCCATTGTTTTCAGGCGGGGCATTTCTTTTTCAAATGCTTTAAAGGTTCCTTCCTGAGTATATTGTCTTATATTGACTTCATAAATATTAGTAGTATGTTTCCATTCTCTTGGCTGATCCATCATCTTATTTGTATTTTTAGTAGCACAGGAAACAATTCCCAGACCAATTACCGTGAATAAAAGTAATTTTTTCATTCATCAACTTTTAACAAAAATAGGAATTGTATTTTAAACTTTTCTCCATAAAAAAACCCTGAATTTTTATTCAGGGCTGTTTTTTATATTTTATGCTTCCTCGCTGTCATCTTCTTCTTCGAAGAAATCATCGTTGTAGTCATCTTCTTCTTCGTCATCAAAATTATCATCTTCGTCTGCAAAGTTACCGCCTCCGCCAAGATCATCATCAAATCCAAAATCATCATCTATTAAAGGCATTACCGATTTTTTATTTTTGGATCCTCCTGAGCTTTTACTAGGAGCTTTTAAAGGAACATTCCCAAATCTGTAAACTGTAATAGGATAATTAACTCCTTTTTTTTCATCGATTATCTCAACAAGCTCACAGAAGAATTCCCAAAGATCAAGAAATCCATACTGAAACTGTGCTTTGTCTCCCTGTCCTGCAAATGCTTCATCAATATAAACATCCGACATAATTTCACCATCACCATCATCACTCATGTCTTCCAATGGAACGCTCTTTACAATTGTACCATCATCTTCCAGTAAATTAAAAGTTGAAAGCTCATCTCCTTGAAGACTGAACGCGCTTTTAATTCCTAAGTGTAAGTTCCATAATGTCTGTTTTCCCTTAATTTCTATATCACGGAAAATATCTTCTTTCGCATCTAATATTACGCGGATTTTGTAAACCATATCAGTTTTTAAAATATTTTTTTGCCTTTTTTATTATGATAAATTTCTGTTGCAAATATATAATAAATGAGAGGTGACAAAAAAATATTTAAAGATTTTTTAAAATATTTTTTTTTCTTAAATTTTGCCGGAATTATTTACTTTTCTCAAGCATAAAGCTAAATTTCGTTCCTTCCAGATACACACTTTCTACTGTAATGTTTTCGTTATGAGCTTCTAATATGTGCTTTACGATGGCTAATCCTAAGCCTGATCCTCCTTCTCTTCTGCTTCTGCTGGTTTCTACCCTGTAAAATCTTTCGAAAATTCTTGGGAGGAGTTCAGATTTTATTCCCATGCCGTTGTCTATGACCTCAATCAGCACTTTGTTTTTCAGGACACTGGTTTTCACCACTACTTTTGCTTCCTGGCGGTTGGCATAATGAATAGCATTGGAAATAAGGTTGATAAAGACCTGTGATACTTTCTGTTTATCTGCTTCCACAAAAATTTGAGAATGTAATGTCTGCAGC
Coding sequences:
- a CDS encoding alpha-amylase family glycosyl hydrolase, with amino-acid sequence MKKLLLFTVIGLGIVSCATKNTNKMMDQPREWKHTTNIYEVNIRQYTQEGTFKAFEKEMPRLKTMGVKTLWFMPITPIAQQNKKGSLGSPYAASDYTSINPEFGTLNDFKHMVNEAHRLGFKVIIDWVANHTGWDHVWTKTHPEFYLKDPDGQFHKASGMDDIIELDYKNQDMRKAMIDAMKFWVKETNIDGFRCDLASWVEVDFWQQARPEVETLKPLFWLGEFDELENPEYGKVFDTSYSWKWMHTSEDYYKKNLPLQDLKDLLKKYSAIGDSSMRAWFTSNHDENSWNGTEYEKYGVTTKPMAVFSATWNGVPLLYSGQELPNMKRLEFFEKDAIEWTPHCKEADFYRTLLNLKSSNPALRGGDSNVTTYLLNTTADDKILAYIRKNGSDEVLVILNLSKEPVDFSIQDEHLSGVFKNVFDTTKRDFNTGKDFNFNVSDYAVFEK
- a CDS encoding glucose 1-dehydrogenase; amino-acid sequence: MGILENKVALVTGAGSGIGLAIAHTYAKEGAKVIVSDINEEHGRQAVEQIKSSGGDASFVKADTSDPKQVEALVKTTVEIYGRLDIACNNAGIGGEAALTGDYSLDSWRKVLSVNLDGVFYGCKYEINQMEKNGGGVIVNISSIHGSVAAPLSSAYTTAKHAVVGLTKNIGAEYGQKNIRCNAVGPGYIETPLLEEMSGDAKEALIGKHPIGRLGTAQEVAELVLFLSSDKSSFMTGAYYLVDGGYTAV
- a CDS encoding serine hydrolase domain-containing protein, with the translated sequence MLKKIFFSFSLGIFSLSSAQNLDKQKLDHYFKALDENHKVMGSFAVADKGSIIYTNAVGFSDVENKKKADANTIYRIGSISKTFTAVLVMKAAEDKKLALNTSLSKFFPQIKNADKIKIEYLLNHRSGIHNFTDDELYQTYYTQPVSEQKLVEAIAKGGSDFEPDSKFSYSNSNYSLLAFILEKVYKKKYSQLIEEYITKPLQLKYTKAGGKIDVSKNNASSYTYNDNKYVKSSETDMSVSIGAGNLVSTPSELVIFMDALVSGKLISKESFNKMRQFKDHYGFGLTEVPFNGKLGFGHNGGIDSFNSVLYYFPEGEKTFAMITNQTNYDNNNISIAALSAAYGQDFSVPDFTLALSESDLQPLAGIYSNKEIPIKFNIFVKDNTVMAQADGQSAFPLEPVSKTSFKFDMAGIVIDFDPAKKMFVISQAGTSTTFTKE
- a CDS encoding thymidylate synthase; the protein is MQNYLDLLQHILDNGTDKTDRTGTGTRSVFGYQLRYDLSKGFPLVTTKKVHLKSIIYELLWFLKGDTNIKYLNDNGVKIWDEWADENGDLGPVYGAQWRSWKGADHKVVDQITELIDQIKKNPDSRRLIVSAWNVAEIPNMALAPCHALFQFYVADGKLSLQLYQRSADIFLGVPFNIASYALLLMMVAQVCDLEVGDYVHSFGDVHIYNNHFEQVNRQLSRDPKPLPVMKLNPAIKNIFDFNFEDFTLENYDPHPGIKAPVAV